The Mesorhizobium sp. M3A.F.Ca.ET.080.04.2.1 genome contains the following window.
CTGTCGGTCATCAAGGTGGCCAACGCCGACGAGGCAGTCCGGGTCGCCAACGACACGCAATACGGGCTGGCAGCCTCGATCTTCACCGCCAATCTCGGCAAGGCACATCGCATCGCGCGCGACATCCGCGCCGGAACGGTAACCATCAACTGCTACGGCGAGGGAGACATCTCGACCCCATTCGGCGGCTTCAAGCTTTCGGGCTTTGGCGGACGGGACAAATCGCTGCACGCCCACGACCAGTACACCGAATTGAAGACCATCTGGGCGGACATCTCCGACCAGAAGGTCTCGCGCGCGGTCGACTAACCCGTCAGGCCATGAGCGTACATCAGGCTGTAAGAACGCCTGCCGACATCAACATGTCCGGCTGGTACGGGCTCCTGCCGCCTCCCAAGGCGCCCGAGGTGCTGCGCGGCCGGCACACGGCGGACTGGGTGATCGTCGGCGCCGGATTTTCCGGGCTGGCCGCGGCCCGCCGGCTTTCGCAACTCGTGCCTGGAGACCGCATCGTCCTTATCGATGCCCAGCGTGTGGGCTGGGGTGCGGCGGGGCGAAACTCGGGCTTCATGATCGATCTGCCGCACGAGCTTGGCGGCGACAATTATGGCGGAAGCCAGAACCACGACCGCAAGCGCATTCGCATGAATCGCGCCGCGATCGAGTTTTCGGCCTCGGCGGCGGATGAATATGGATTGCAGCGGTTCTTCGTTCGCGCCGGCAAGTTCCACGGCGCCGCAACCGATCGCGGACTTGCCGTCCTGCGCGAGTTCGAGGACCATCTGACCGGCCTCGACGAGCCATTCGAGCGGCTCGACGCGCCGCAGTTGAAAAAGATCACCGGAACCGACTTCTTCGTCGGCGGCACCTTCACGCCGGGCACGGTCATGGCACAGCCCGCCGGCTTCGTCCGCGGGGTTGCCGAAGGTTTGTCGAGCCGCGTGCGAATATTTGAGAAGTCCGCAGTCACTTCCGTGCAGACCGGCAAGCTGCACACCGTGAAAACGACGGAAGGCGAAATCACCACGCCGCGGTTGATCCTGACGGTCAACGGTCACCTCGAAAGCTTCGGCTTCTTCAAGAAGCGCCTGCTGCACGTCTTCACCTATGCCAGCATGACCAGGCCGCTTGCCAAGAGCGAGCAGGCGACCCTCGGTGGAGAGCCGCATTGGGGCTTGATTCCGGCCGACCCGATGGGATCGACCATCCGTCGCATCGGCGATCGCATCGTCGTTCGCAACACCTTCACCTACAATCCGAACATGTCCACGAGCGAGAAGCAGATCGATCAGATCGGCGACGCGCATGATCGATCGTTCCGGGCCCGCTTTCCGATGCTGGGCGAAATACCGATGGAGTACCGGTGGGGAGGGCATTTGTGCCTCTCGCTGAACTCCGCGCCGGCGTTCGGAGAGATCGAGGAGCGGGTGTTCGTCGCCGGATGCTGCAATGGCCTGGGAACGGTGCAGGGTACCCTCTATGGCATGCTGGCTGCCGACCTTGCCGCCGGCAGCGACGAGCCGATGATCGCGGACGCCCTGAACGAACCGGCTCCGACCCGCCTCTATCCAGAACCGTTGATGTCGATCGGCGCGCCGCTGAAGCTATGGGCTATGCAGAAGCGCGCCGGCAAGGAACTCTAAGATAGAAGCGCGTCGCGCTAAACGAACCCAGGCGACGCGATTTGCTTTGATGCATGTGGTTGCCCAGAACCGAAGGCGCTTCTGGGCCGTGTATATCAGGTCTCTCGTTCTTGTACCGCGACTTCCCGGATCCAGCCGCGCAGGGTCTCGGCGGCAGGCGAAAGCGTGCGGTTGTTATTCCAGGTGAGATAGTAGCCACCCGGTGCCGGCAATTCGAGATCCGTCAGCCTGACGAGTTTGCCTTCCTCGATCTGTGCTTTGACCAGGCGGTGCCAGCCCACGGCAACTCCCTGGTCGGCCTGAGCGGCCTGGAGCGCCACAAAGAATTTGCCGAAGCGCCGGCCCCGGGTCGGTCCGTGCGGGACGCCCGCGCGACGCAGAACCTCATCCCAGCTCGCCCAGTCGGGATCAACCCAATCAACATGCAGCAGCGGCAGGTCGGGCAGCGACTCCGCCGTCGCGTCCCGGTGCTTGTTCGCAAATTCCGGCCCGCAAACGGGATAAATCGTCTCGTCGAAAAGCAGCTCGGCATTTTCGTCGGACCACGATCCGAATCCGTAGCGGATGCGCAATTCGACCTCGGCGCGGCGGTAGTCACGAGGATTGTCGGAGATAAGGTGGTCGACGGATATGTCCTGGTGGCGCGCCCAGAAGTCCGGCATGCGCGGGATCAGCCACATCGATGCCAAGGCGTCCGAGCAGGCCAGCGTGACGTTCTTGGAACGGTCGCCGCGCTTTACATTCCGGACGATGTCTGCCGCTCGCGAGAAACTGCTGGCCAACACGCCATAAAGGTCCTCGCCGGCGCTGGTCAGAGCCACACCGGTTCCCAACCGCGTAAAAAGCGGGACGCCGAGCTCATCCTCGATCGCCTTGATCTGTCGGCTGACGGCTCCGGGGGTGACGTTCAATTCCGCCGCTGCCAGCTTGAACGACAGATGCCGGGCAGACGCCTCGAAAACCGCCAACGCGGTCAAGGACGGCAGGTCGTAATAACGGCGAACCATCTGTAGCCCCCAAACACTGCGATGATCGCGCGACGCCACGACTTGAGCAAGAGATGCTCAGGGGCTAGTTGCAAGGCGTCGCGATGGCCTGCGTTCGACCGACTGCAGCCGTGATTCCCAAATCCAATTGCGGCGCAAGATTAGGGAAATTCGCCGAACCGCTCTTCACGATCTGCGACGCCCGCCAATCAATATCCGACCAGCAGTAATGGCTCCCCGGGCTACAAGTCAACTTTCACAAGGCCGATCGGGTTGGAACAACAGGCAAGGATATAACCGGCCGAGATCTCATCTTCCGTGATGCCGCCGTTGTGAACCATATGGACCTGGCCCTCGGTTTTCAGAACCTTGCAGGTGCCGCATATCCCCATGCTGCATCCCGATCGGACCGCCAGCCCTGCCGACCGCGCCGCTGTTAGAACCGTATCCGTCTCGACGCACCTTGCTGAAACGCCGGACAAGACGAACTCGATCTTGGCCTCGTTCTTGTCACCAGGGATGAAATCGTCCGGAACGTTCTCCGCCTCGGGGAGCGGCGCGCGAAAGCTTTCCTGATGATAGTGCGCCATGTCGAAGCCGAGACCGGCCAGCGCCTCGCGCACAGCTTGCATGAAGGGTTCAGGGCCGCAGCAAAACACTTCGCGTTCCAGATAATCCGGCGCCATCAGGCCCAGCATCAGCTGATTGAACATGCCTTTGTAGCCGGTCCAAGGCTTGTAGGGGTCGGTTTCTTCCACCACCCATTTCAGGTCGATGCCGGTTACGCGCGAGGCCATATGCTCCAGCCGTTCACGAAAAATGATTTCGGAAGGCCTGCGTGCGCAGTGGACAAAAACGATATCCGGGTCGACCCCCGAATCGTACAAATGGGTTGTCATGGACATCATTGGCGTGATGCCCGAGCCAGCTGAGATGAAGAGATACTTTCGAGCCGGCTGTTGCGCGATCGAGAAAGTGCCACCGGGGCCAATTGCCCGCAGGCGCATGCCGGGACGTAAGTTGTCAAACATCCAACGCGTTCCCGCCGAGTCCGCCTGCGCCTTCACCGTGATCGTCAATGACGTCGGCCGCGATGGGGACGACGAAATCGTGTAGGTGCGATAGATGGGCCCGCCGGGGACCGGCAGTTCCAATGTAAGGAACTGCCCAGGTTCGAAGTTGAACAGCCCTCCCGACGGCGACCGGAAGCAGAAGGTCAGGACGTTCGGCGCCTCCGGAAGGAAGGAGGCGCATTCCAGTTCTTCCAAGTCGGTCCAGAAGACCAGATTGGGTCTTGTGACGGCGTTCATCCGCTTACTCCGCAGCCATCAGCCTGGGCGCCAGCGAGCGCTCGAGGCAGGCCACATACCAGTCGACAAATTGCGAAACGCCGCTTTCCTGCACAGGCGAATAGGGCCCAGGGACATAAGCGGGCGAGAAGATGCCTCGCTGGTTGCCTTCAACGATCTCGCGGTCTTCCTCGTTGGTGGCGATCCAGACCTCGGTCAGGCGCTTGATGTCGTAGTCCCTGCCTTCGACGGCATCCTTGTTCACCAGCCAGGTGGTGGTGACCTCGGTCTCCGTCGGACCGAGCGGCATCACCCGGAAGGTCAGCGAGTGATCCGGCAGGAAGTGATTCCAGGTGGTCGGGTAATGGAACATCAGCAGCGAGCCTGCGTCAGGCAAAGCCACATGCCCGAGATTCTTGGCGACTGCCGCATTGCCATCGATGGTGTAACTGACGGCCTTCTGCTGCAACGGCATCCGCGCCAGACGAAATTGACCGTCGTCCGCGAGCCGGAACTGCGCCGGCGCGCCGGAGGCTTCGCAGCGGTTGAAATGCGCCTGAAGAGCCGCTGACACGGAGCCGTCCGGCGACACGCCCGCGACCTCGGGGTCGAGGGAGAAGGAACGGCAGAGCGACGGGTGGTTCGCGCTGCAATGATAGCACTCGCGGTTGTTTTCCCAGACCAGCTTCCAGTTGGCCTTTTCGACAATGGTCGACGTGTAGGCGACCTTTGCGTTGCTGAGGTCATGAATTTCCAAATAGGGAAGAGCCGTTCGGGCAAAATACTCGAAATCCGGAGGATCGTCCGACAGGCAGACATAGATCAGACCGGCCAACTCGCGCAGATGGACGGGCTTCAGGCCATGCTTGGACATGTCGAAGTCAGGCCCCATGTCGTTCGCCCAGATGAGCTTGCCGTCGAGCTCATAGGTCCATTGGTGATAAGGGCAGACGAGCTTGGCGACCTGGCCCTCGCGCGCCTTGCAGATTATCGAGCCGCGATGGCGGCAGGAGTTGTGAAAGGCGCGGATCTGGCCGTCGCGTGCCCGAACGACAATCACCTCGTAGGCGCCGACGCGCACCGTCAAATAGCTTCCCGGTTTCGAAAGCTGGCACGACGGGGCCGCGTAGAGCCATTGCTTGTAAAAGATCTGTTCAAGGTCGATCTGGTAAACCGACTGCGAGGTGTAGAACGGCTGCTCAAGGGCATGGCCCGGCAAGCGGCGTCTGAGCATGTCTGAGATCGAGGGCGCGAAGGCGGTCATAGAAGCATTCCACGGGCTGCAGAGTTTTAAGCTGCAATTTTTTCGCCCCGGCCTCATTTCGGCAATAGCATAAATTTTTGTTCGGATTTAGTTTATCTA
Protein-coding sequences here:
- a CDS encoding FAD-binding oxidoreductase, producing the protein MSVHQAVRTPADINMSGWYGLLPPPKAPEVLRGRHTADWVIVGAGFSGLAAARRLSQLVPGDRIVLIDAQRVGWGAAGRNSGFMIDLPHELGGDNYGGSQNHDRKRIRMNRAAIEFSASAADEYGLQRFFVRAGKFHGAATDRGLAVLREFEDHLTGLDEPFERLDAPQLKKITGTDFFVGGTFTPGTVMAQPAGFVRGVAEGLSSRVRIFEKSAVTSVQTGKLHTVKTTEGEITTPRLILTVNGHLESFGFFKKRLLHVFTYASMTRPLAKSEQATLGGEPHWGLIPADPMGSTIRRIGDRIVVRNTFTYNPNMSTSEKQIDQIGDAHDRSFRARFPMLGEIPMEYRWGGHLCLSLNSAPAFGEIEERVFVAGCCNGLGTVQGTLYGMLAADLAAGSDEPMIADALNEPAPTRLYPEPLMSIGAPLKLWAMQKRAGKEL
- a CDS encoding LysR substrate-binding domain-containing protein, with translation MVRRYYDLPSLTALAVFEASARHLSFKLAAAELNVTPGAVSRQIKAIEDELGVPLFTRLGTGVALTSAGEDLYGVLASSFSRAADIVRNVKRGDRSKNVTLACSDALASMWLIPRMPDFWARHQDISVDHLISDNPRDYRRAEVELRIRYGFGSWSDENAELLFDETIYPVCGPEFANKHRDATAESLPDLPLLHVDWVDPDWASWDEVLRRAGVPHGPTRGRRFGKFFVALQAAQADQGVAVGWHRLVKAQIEEGKLVRLTDLELPAPGGYYLTWNNNRTLSPAAETLRGWIREVAVQERET
- a CDS encoding hybrid-cluster NAD(P)-dependent oxidoreductase, with the protein product MNAVTRPNLVFWTDLEELECASFLPEAPNVLTFCFRSPSGGLFNFEPGQFLTLELPVPGGPIYRTYTISSSPSRPTSLTITVKAQADSAGTRWMFDNLRPGMRLRAIGPGGTFSIAQQPARKYLFISAGSGITPMMSMTTHLYDSGVDPDIVFVHCARRPSEIIFRERLEHMASRVTGIDLKWVVEETDPYKPWTGYKGMFNQLMLGLMAPDYLEREVFCCGPEPFMQAVREALAGLGFDMAHYHQESFRAPLPEAENVPDDFIPGDKNEAKIEFVLSGVSARCVETDTVLTAARSAGLAVRSGCSMGICGTCKVLKTEGQVHMVHNGGITEDEISAGYILACCSNPIGLVKVDL
- a CDS encoding aromatic ring-hydroxylating dioxygenase subunit alpha, coding for MTAFAPSISDMLRRRLPGHALEQPFYTSQSVYQIDLEQIFYKQWLYAAPSCQLSKPGSYLTVRVGAYEVIVVRARDGQIRAFHNSCRHRGSIICKAREGQVAKLVCPYHQWTYELDGKLIWANDMGPDFDMSKHGLKPVHLRELAGLIYVCLSDDPPDFEYFARTALPYLEIHDLSNAKVAYTSTIVEKANWKLVWENNRECYHCSANHPSLCRSFSLDPEVAGVSPDGSVSAALQAHFNRCEASGAPAQFRLADDGQFRLARMPLQQKAVSYTIDGNAAVAKNLGHVALPDAGSLLMFHYPTTWNHFLPDHSLTFRVMPLGPTETEVTTTWLVNKDAVEGRDYDIKRLTEVWIATNEEDREIVEGNQRGIFSPAYVPGPYSPVQESGVSQFVDWYVACLERSLAPRLMAAE